From a region of the Acanthochromis polyacanthus isolate Apoly-LR-REF ecotype Palm Island chromosome 3, KAUST_Apoly_ChrSc, whole genome shotgun sequence genome:
- the parn gene encoding poly(A)-specific ribonuclease PARN, producing MEVTRKNYKDSLSTVYSAIEEADFLAIDGEFSGISDGPNVSALTNGLDTPEERYTKLKKHSMDFLLFQFGLCTFKYDQTKSKYVTKPFNFYIFPKPFNRTSPDIKFICQSSSIDFLASQGFDFNKVFCHGIPYLNQEEEAQLREQTEERRNQHANGVGTPSFISPSSSKGPAHVPEEHKDFINRVVEKVEALFSNSEKTLDLDPCTGFQRKLIYQTLNWKFPKGLHLETMETEKKERYIQVSKVDEEERKRREQQKLEREQEELNDAVGFSRVIHAISKSGKLVVGHNMLLDVMHTIHQFYCPLPEDLQDFKEVTMCVFPRLLDTKLMASTQPFKELITNTSLAELEKQLKETPFKSPQVETAEGFPSYDTAQEQLHEAGYDAYITGLCFISMANYLGSFLTPPKAYISARSKLIEPFFNKLFLMRIIDIPYLNITGPDLQPKRDHVLYVTFPKEWKTSDLYQLFSAFGNIQVSWVDDTSAFVSLSQTDQVQIAMNTSRYAESYRIQTYAEYIQGKEKEKPGQTAKTWGEDGWVKSHYTSSTTSGFGYPSSRMRKRSISPVQGEQGTEEALIADGWSHYSYPDSTGSKKMKTDVKSGQANADAVESKTSEGWLRTTDASNSAELSPAPDDDDDDKSSGDTDPCSDAEGTITWQQTSTAHKRKGQKSKKKKSEATESTTSLFEVPEVW from the exons ATGGAGGTAACACGCAAAA ATTATAAGGACAGTTTAAGCACGGTGTACAGCGCCATAGAAGAGGCTGACTTCCTTGCCATCGATGGGGAATTTTCAG gGATAAGCGACGGTCCTAATGTCAGTGCGCTCACCAACGGGCTGGACACACCGGAGGAACGATACACAAAGCTGAAAAAG CATTCCATGGACTTTCTGCTGTTCCAGTTTGGGCTATGTACGTTCAAGTATGACCAGACAAAGTCAAA gTATGTCACAAAGCCCTTTAACTTTTATATTTTCCCAAAGCCGTTCAACAGGACATCCCCTGACATAAAGTTCATTTGTCAA agtTCCAGTATTGACTTCTTGGCCAGTCAGGGTTTTGACTTCAACAAAGTGTTCTGTCATG GAATCCCGTACCTAAATCAGGAGGAGGAAGCCCAGCTGAGAGAGCAGACCGAGGAGAGGAGGAACCAACATGCTAATGGTGTAGGGACCCCATCGTTTATCTCCCCATCGTCCTCCAAAGGCCCCGCACACGTACCCGAGGAACATAAAGATTTTATCAACAGAGTGGT AGAGAAGGTTGAGGCTCTCTTCAGTAACTCAGAAAAGACTTTGGACTTGGATCCATGTACTGG GTTCCAGAGAAAGCTGATCTACCAGACACTGAACTGGAA GTTCCCAAAGGGTCTTCATTTGGaaacaatggaaacagaaaag AAGGAGCGATACATCCAGGTCAGTAAAGTGGAcgaagaggagaggaagaggagggaacaGCAGAAACTGGAGAGAGAGCAG GAGGAACTAAATGATGCTGTTGGTTTCTCCAGGGTCATCCACGCCATCTCTAAATCT GGGAAACTTGTCGTTGGCCACAACATGCTCTTGGATGTGATGCACACCATCCACCAGTTCTACTGCCCTCTGCCAGAG GATCTTCAAGACTTTAAAGAGGTTACAATGTGTGTCTTCCCAAG ACTTCTGGACACCAAGTTGATGGCGTCCACTCAGCCGTTTAAG GAGTTGATCACTAATACTTCTCTGGCAGAGTTGGAAAAGCAGCTGAAGGAAACCCCCTTTAAGTCGCCACAAGTCG AAACGGCAGAAGGGTTCCCCAGTTATGACACAGCCCAGGAGCAGCTCCACGAGGCCGGCTATGATGCCTACATCACTGGCCTGTGTTTCATCTCCATGGCCAACTACCTGG GTTCTTTCTTGACTCCACCCAAAGCGTACATCTCAGCCCGCTCCAAACTAATTGAGCCCTTCTTCAACAA GCTTTTCCTGATGAGGATTATAGATATACCCTACCTCAACATCACAGGACCAGATT TGCAACCCAAAAGAGACCACGTCCTGTATGTCACCTTCCCAAAAGAATGGAAGACTAGTGACCTCTACCAGCTCTTCAGTGCCTTTG GAAACATCCAGGTTTCATGGGTAGATGACACATCAGCGTTTGTGTCCCTGAGTCAGACGGACCAGGTACAAATAG CTATGAACACCAGCCGCTATGCAGAGAGCTACAGGATCCAGACATATGCAGAGTACATCCAGGGTAAAGAGAAGGAGAAGCCTGGCCAAACAGCCAAAACCTGGGGCGAAGACGGCTGGGTGAAATCTCACTATACCTCCTCCACTACTTCTGGGTTTGGATACCCCAG TTCTAGGATGAGGAAACGCAGCATCAGTCCCGTTCAGGGCGAGCAGGGAACCGAAGAGGCCCTAATTGCAGACGGCTGGAGTCACTACTCGTACCCAGATAGCACTGGCAGCAAGAAGATGAAAACTGATG TTAAAAGTGGACAGGCAAATGCAGACGCTGTGGAGAGCAAGACCTCAGAGGGATGGCTGAGGACAAC AGATGCATCCAATTCAGCTGAGTTAAGTCCAGCCCCTGATGACGACGATGATGATAAAAGTTCTGGGGACACGGATCCATGCAGTGATGCTGAGGGGACAATCACTTGGCAGCAAACCTCAACAGCCCACAAGAGGAAAGGTCAAAAGAGCAAGAAAAAGAAGTctgaag CAACTGAATCCACAACCTCCTTGTTTGAAGTCCCAGAAGTCTGGTAG